The following proteins are co-located in the Eptesicus fuscus isolate TK198812 chromosome 9, DD_ASM_mEF_20220401, whole genome shotgun sequence genome:
- the LOC129150322 gene encoding probable palmitoyltransferase ZDHHC11B yields the protein MATGTVLHSTCKNTQLCLQKPQIVPSGAQSSTCQSLTQHHGESGGALETAPGIAWKPPKQSLPGSYTTSLEATISASQNSTQYLREPGRGTEGAPSIPWDISKQSLQGSYTASWEATISASQSSIQHVGEPAGAPEGAPRNTSDHSGLQSLLSFMSPKKLGMDCCGRSQRRVLPEPASRAQQTLPPRLSRVNGWSKPLHRYQAVSWAMFVTLALAMFGIFIPMLPGMWKYIVYGVSGGMLLFHVIVYLVCVSIDPGEDNVRRKIYGEPLPVFDRSKQHHVIEDLYCCLCGVTVSEKAKHCRACNKCIAGFDHHCKWLNNCIGSRNYGWFFSSLASASAWLLCVVSVLLYIVIQYQVDPLVLRTDPQYKDIKSQNTWLLFLPYFHVEAKTPVFVIIAVLVLVLDLISLLLIGQLFIFHLYLMSKGMSTYNYLNQSRRHSSSASSRNKIPSFRKRILPE from the exons ATGGCAACAGGAACAGTCCTGCACAGCACCTGTAAGaacacccagctgtgcctgcaGAAGCCCCAGATAGTACCCTCAGGAGCTCAGAGCAGCACCTGCCAGAGCCTCACCCAACACCATGGGGAGTCTGGTGGCGCACTTGAGACAGCCCCAGGCATTGCCTGGAAGCCCCCCAAGCAGAGCCTGCCGGGGTCCTACACCACATCATTGGAAGCCACCATCAGTGCCAGCCAGAACTCCACTCAGTACCTTCGAGAGCCTGGTAGAGGGACTGAGGGAGCCCCAAGCATTCCCTGGGACATCTCCAAGCAGAGTCTGCAGGGGTCCTACACTGCATCGTGGGAAGCCACCATCAGTGCCAGCCAGAGCTCCATCCAACACGTTGGAGAGCCTGCTGGAGCTCCTGAGGGAGCCCCACGCAACACTTCAGACCACTCTGGACTTCAGTCACTGCTTTCATTTATGTCTCCTAAGAAGCTGGGG ATGGACTGCTGTGGCAGGAGCCAGAGAAGGGTCCTCCCAGAACCCGCAAGCAGAGCACAGCAGACATTGCCGCCTCGCCTGTCCAGAGTGAACGGCTGGTCGAAGCCCCTCCACCGATACCAGGCAGTGTCCTGGGCCATGTTTGTGACCTTGGCCTTAGCCATGTTTGGCATTTTTATTCCCATGCTGCCTGGCATGTGGAAGTACATCGTGTACGGA GTGAGCGGCGGAATGCTATTGTTCCATGTTATAGTGTACCTAGTGTGTGTCTCCATCGACCCAGGAGAGGATAATGTGAGAAGGAAGATTTACGGTGAACCACTGCCCGTGTTCGACAGATCCAAACAACACCATGTCATAGAAGATCTGTATTGCTGCCTATGTGGGGTCACCGT GAGCGAGAAAGCCAAACATTGCCGGGCCTGCAACAAATGCATCGCTGGCTTTGACCATCACTGCAAATGGCTCAACAACTGTATTGGGAGCAGGAATTACGG GTGGTTCTTCAGCTCCTTAGCATCCGCATCGGCCTGGCTGCTGTGTGTTGTTTCCGTCTTGTTATATATTGTTATCCAGTATCAGGTCGACCCACTTGTGCTCCGCACGGATCCCCAGTACAAAG ACATCAAGAGTCAGAACACATGGCTTCTGTTCCTGCCCTATTTCCACGTAGAGGCAAAGACCCCAGTGTTTGTGATAATAGCGGTGTTGGTGCTGGTGTTGGACCTCATCAGCCTCCTGTTGATCGGGCAACTGTTCATCTTCCATCTTTACCTAA tGTCAAAGGGGATGAGCACTTACAATTATTTGAATCAAAGCCGCAGACATAGCTCAAGTgcctcatcaagaaacaaaattcCATCATTTCGTAAACGAATCTTGCCAGAG